The sequence below is a genomic window from bacterium.
CCGCCATTCCTCGGCCAGGCGGATCAATTGGCGGGCCACTCGAACGTGATCCAATTCCTTGCGGGCCAGCTCGAGCAAGAGGCGCTTGGCCTCGGGATCGCCGCAGTCCCGGGCCAAGCGGCGGTAGGTCCAGGCGGCCTTTTTTTCGATCGCCAAGACCAATTGGAATTCTTCCGCGATTTCGCCCTGTTTCATTTCCGCTCCCGCGAAAGCCGCTGGATGATCCGCTCGGCGAGCGCCCGATGCTCGCTTTCATCGGCGGCCAATTTCCGCAGCAAGGGAAGCGCCCGTTTCCGAAAGGCCGGGGAGCCGGCCGTCCGGCACTTTCGGATGATCTCTTCCAGGTTGAGCCGTGCCGCCATTTCCAATTTTTCCATGTCTTCCATGGTCGAAAGGATCGTTTCGGGCGCGACCGGCATGTCTCTAGAGTGGGCTTTTCCTCCGGGAGCTTCCATGACGTCGGTCAATTCGGAGCCTGAGTTGAATCATGGCAAATTCGTCTTCCAGGGCTAGGATGAGGGGCAAAGGAGGAAGCCATGTTCCAGAAAATCTTGTGTTGCGTCGATTTTTCCGAGCCAAGCCTCGGGGCCTTGGTTGGCGCCCTGCGGATCGCCCATCAAGACGGCTCCCTGTTGACCTTGGCCAATGTCTTGGACCCGAGCCGGCTCTCGCCCCCCGAGGCCGCCGAGGAATCGGAATACCGCATGCGCCGCCTCAAGGAGCTGGTCGACGATAAAATTAGGGAATATTTCCCGGCCACCGGCAAGGAATTCCGGCGTCAAGTCGAGGTCGTGTCGTTGAGCGGGGCGCCCGCCGCCGAGCTGCTTCGCTTCATCCGCACCGACAAGCCCGATTTGGTGGTCATGGCCACCCACGGGCGCAGCGGCTTGTCTCATGTCCTGCTCGGCAGCGTCGCCGAGCGGGTGCTGCGGCATTCGACCGCTCCGGTCTTGCTGGTCCGCCGCCCTTCGGCTTGGCCGCCGCAGAAGGTCCTGATCCCGGTCGATTTTTCCGACGCCAAGGAGGATAGCGCGATACTCGCCGCCCATTTGGGAGCCAAGAGCCTGGAGCTCCTCCACGTGCTCGGGCTGCCCGATCTCCTGACGCTGCCCGACGGCCGGCCGGCGAGCTTGATCCGGGACGAGCAGGCGCTCCGCGAGGAGGCGATCGGGCAGCTGCAAAAACTTCGTTCCCAACACGCCTCCTTGAAAGAGGCTTCGGTTCACGTTTCCATCGGGCCGGCCGGCGAAGAGATCTGCCGGCGGGCCGGCGAAGGCGGCTTCGATTTGGTCCTCATGCCGACCGAGGGCCGGAGCGGGATCAGCCGTTTCTTGATCGGCAGCGTCGCCGAGCGGGTGGCGCGGTCGGCGCCGTGCAACGTGCTGACCTTCACCACCGCCAAGGCCTTGCCGGTTCGCCGCGAAGCTTTGAGCCAGCTTTGAGCTCCACGATCGGCGCTGCCCCACGATTGGGGTTGCCAGATCCCGGCTCCTTTCCCTAAGATCCGGGGCTTCGGAGCCGGCTTGCCGGCCGGAGTGATCGAAATGACGAAAAGCGCCGAGCACAAGGAGGCGGTCGAATCGATGTTCAAGGCGGCGAGCCTCGGGATCATCATTTCGAACGCCGAAGGGATCATCGAGCAGGTCAACCCCTACACCAATCGGCTCTTCGGCTACGAGGAGGGCGAATTGGTGGGACAGAAGATCGAGATCCTGATTCCACCGAGCCTACGGGCCCGCCATGTCGATCACCGCTCGAGTTTCAATCAAAGCCCCCGCACACGGGCGATGGGCACCGGCTTGGACCTTTTTGCTCTGACCAAGTCCGGCCAGTTGCTGCCGGTGGAGATCAGCCTCACCTATTACGAACGCAACGGCAAAAGGGAAATCGTGAGCTTCGTGAGCGACATCACCGAGCGCAAGCGCATCGAAGAGGAGCTCAAAGCCCTCAATAGCGAGCTGGAGAAAAAGGTCGAGGAGCGGACCAAGGAACTATCCCAAGCTTTTATGGAGCTCCAGCAGAGCAATCAAGACCTGCAGGATGAAATGGAGCAACGGAAGCGGGCCGAGAATGAGGTGCGCCTGGCCTTGGAGAAGGAAAAGGAGCTGAACGAGCTGAAATCGCGCTTCGTGACCACCGCCTCCCACGAGTTCCGCACCCCGCTCAGCGCCATCCTCACCTCGGCCTCGCTGATCGACCGCTATGCGGCGCCGGCCGACGCGGCCAAGCGCGCCAAGCACGTTCAAACCATCAAGACCTCGGTCCAAGCGCTGACGAGCATCCTCAATGATTTCCTGTCGCTGGATAAGCTGGAAAAGGGCAAGGCCGAGAGCTCGCCCGAGCGTTTCTCCCTGCTCGAGTTTCTTGACGAGGTTTTGGACGAAGCCCGGCCCTTGGCCAAGGCCGAGCAGCGCCTTCGTCACGTCCATGAAGGTGACGCGGGCGAAGTCTGGCTCGATCCCAAGCTGCTTCGAAGTGTCTTGCTCAACCTTTTGTCCAA
It includes:
- a CDS encoding universal stress protein, whose amino-acid sequence is MFQKILCCVDFSEPSLGALVGALRIAHQDGSLLTLANVLDPSRLSPPEAAEESEYRMRRLKELVDDKIREYFPATGKEFRRQVEVVSLSGAPAAELLRFIRTDKPDLVVMATHGRSGLSHVLLGSVAERVLRHSTAPVLLVRRPSAWPPQKVLIPVDFSDAKEDSAILAAHLGAKSLELLHVLGLPDLLTLPDGRPASLIRDEQALREEAIGQLQKLRSQHASLKEASVHVSIGPAGEEICRRAGEGGFDLVLMPTEGRSGISRFLIGSVAERVARSAPCNVLTFTTAKALPVRREALSQL
- a CDS encoding PAS domain-containing sensor histidine kinase, whose translation is MTKSAEHKEAVESMFKAASLGIIISNAEGIIEQVNPYTNRLFGYEEGELVGQKIEILIPPSLRARHVDHRSSFNQSPRTRAMGTGLDLFALTKSGQLLPVEISLTYYERNGKREIVSFVSDITERKRIEEELKALNSELEKKVEERTKELSQAFMELQQSNQDLQDEMEQRKRAENEVRLALEKEKELNELKSRFVTTASHEFRTPLSAILTSASLIDRYAAPADAAKRAKHVQTIKTSVQALTSILNDFLSLDKLEKGKAESSPERFSLLEFLDEVLDEARPLAKAEQRLRHVHEGDAGEVWLDPKLLRSVLLNLLSNAIKYSKEGTEILLGSRLEGGVVELTVVDQGIGIPEADQGRLFEMFHRARNAASIQGTGLGLNIVRRCVDLMGGTLSFRSEEGRGSRFEVRLATEGGKR